TCCGTGGCATCGCCCGCCGGGCCCTCGCCAAGCTCGGGGTCGCGGTCGATCCCTGAGCCCTGCGCGGGATTATGTGCGCGACGCACCGCTAAACGCCTGCTTGGGCGGTAGAATGAGAAGAACCCTCGCGTGATAGGTTCATCATGGGAGTGGGTAGAATCGTTTGAGGAAGCCGTTTCAGGGCTTAGCGGCGAGGAAGCGCAACCGCGATGACGATGGATCCAGCAAACCTCCCCATGGCGTTCGTCGCATTCGCGGCGTGCGTCTTTGGTTGCTTGATCGGGAGCTTCCTCAACGTCGTCATCTACCGCCTCCCCAACGAGGAATCCATCGTCTGGCCCGGCTCTCACTGCCCCAGGTGCGACACCTCCCTGCACTGGTACGAGAACATCCCGCTCCTGAGCTACGCCGTGCTCGGGGGCAAGTGCCGGACCTGCAAGCAGCCCATTTCTTGGCGCTACCCGCTGGTCGAGGCCACGACCGGCCTGCTGTGGCTCGCCCTCATGCTCCGCGAGGGGCCGACCCTTCGCTTCTTCGCCGAGGCCGTCCTGGCGTCGGTGCTGGTCGCCATCTTCTGGATCGACGTGGACACCATGCTGATCCTCGACGTCATGACCTGGCCGGGCATCGCGCTGGGCCTCGTCTACGCCGCTTGGGTCGCCCAGGCGCTGCCCCTTCACCTGGGGGCCGCGGTCGGGGGCTACGCCTTCTTCCTGGCCATCGAGCTGGTCTCCCGGTGGGTCTTCAAGGTGGACGGCATGGGGCGCGGGGACGCCAAGCTCGCGGCCATGATGGGCGCCTGGCTCGGGCCCTCGGGCCTCGCCGTCGCCCTGATGATCGCCTTCACCCTGGGCTCGGTCATCGGGCTCGCCCTCAAGGCCCGCGCGGGCGGCGAGAGCAAGCCCTTTCCCTTCGGCCCCGCGCTGGTCCTGGGGACCTTTGCCAGTCTGTTCGCCGGCCATGCCATCTGGGCCTGGTACGTCGGACTGCTGATGGGTTAGGCAAGGAAGCACGATGGAACTGACGACGCTGATCGAGAGCCTGAAGTCGGGCTTCAAGAAGAAGAAGTGCATCGGCCTGGACATCACGGCCGACACCATCGTGGCCGTCGAGCTCAAGCGGCAGCGCAACCAGATCTCGCTCGAGAACATCGCCATCGCGAGCACCCCGCTCAACGCCGTCCAGGACGGCGAGATCGTGGACCCGGGCGCCGTCGCCGAGGTCATCGCCGTGCTGCTCGAGGAGAACGGCATCGAGGCCCAGCAGGTCGTCTGTGCGGTGGCCGGCCAGAGCACCATCATCCGGCCGGTGCGCTTCCCGGCGATGCCCGAGGCCGAGCTCAGGGAGGTCATCAGCATCGAGGCCGAGCGCTACATCCCGTTCGCCATCGACGACGTCAACGTCTCGTTCCAGTCGATCAACGAGGTGGAGGAGGACGGCGCCCCCAAGCAGGAGGTCGTGCTGGTCGCGGCCCAGAAGACCCTGGTGGAGTCCTACCAGCAGACCGTCAACGAGGCGGGGCTCGAGCTGGTGTGCATGGACGTGGCGTCCTTCGCGGTGATGCGGTCGATCGTGAACACCGAGCAGCTGGATGACGACCAGAGCGTGGCGCTGGTGCACATCCAGGGCTGGACCACCGACATCAACATCATGGTGGGTGGCGTGCCGCGCTTCTCGCGCTCGATCCCCATCGGCTTCTCCTACTTCCTCGATACCATCATCAACTCGCTGGGCCTCGACGAGGAGACCGCTCGCTCGGTCCTCGACGAGATCGACGTGGACCCGCAGGGCTACGAGGCGATGGGGGCCCAGGTCGAGCAGGCCACCGAGATCATCCGGCCCGCCCTGATGGAGCTGATCGGCGAGATCGGGCGATCGCTGGACTTCTACCTCTCGCAGGGCACCGAGCCCCTCACCCACGTGGTGCTCAGCGGCCGGGGCGGCAACCTCCGCAACCTGGACCGCTTCCTCACCAACCGCCTGGGCATGCAGACGATCCTGGTCAATCCCTTCGCCACCATCGAGGTCGACGAGGGGGCCTTCGATCCCGAGGTGCTCCAGCCGCAGGCCCCGACGCTGGCGACGGCCATCGGGCTCGCGATCCGGGGGGTGCAGGGCGTATGAAGGCCATCAACATCAACCTGCTGGGGGATCGCCCGGCCTCCCTGCTGCCCACCAACCTCAACATCGACCCGGAGCTCCTGCTCAGGGGCGTGGTCGGCGCCTCCCTCGCCCTGCTCCTGCCGATCATCGTCGGCTTCTCGGTGGACAAGCTGCTGCTCGGTCCGGCAATCGCCGAGAACGAGCGCCTGCGCCAGAGCATCGGCACCAACAAGAACACGGCCACGGTCCTCAAGAAGGACAAGGAGAAGGCCGAGGCCCTGGAGAAGGATTACGAGAGCCTCCTGCGGCTCGCGCGGCAGAGCGCGACCTGGAAGAGCGTGCTCGAGGAGGTCCGCGACCTGACCCCCACCGACGCGTGGCTGACGCGCCTCTCCATCGAGGGCACCAGCAGGCTGAAGATCGAGGGCAAGGCCCTCGACTACCGTGCGATCGCCTTCTTCTACACCAACTTCCAGAACGCCAACCACTTCGCGCGCCCGGTGCTTGGCAGCCTGCAGAGCGAGAGCGTGGGCGGGCAGGCGGTCATCCGCTTCAACCTGGACTGCGACATCAACGACCAGGGGCTCGGAGGATAGCCGGTGGAAAGCATCACCCTCTTCGGTCGCACCATCCAGCTGACCCCCGAGCTCTACTCGCGGGCCGTCGTCGTCGGCTGCGTGCTCCTGGGCCTGTTCATGTTCAGCAACAACGCCCTGCCCAAGATCCAGGAGTACCTGGCGATGCGTACCACCCTCGCCGAGAGTCGCACGGAGCTCGAGAACGCCCAGGCGATCACCCAGACAGGCCCCCAGATCAAGGCGCGCCTCCAGCGGGTCGAGGAGAACCTGGCCGCCCTCCACGGGCGCTTCCCGCCGCGCAACCAGGTGCTCTCGATCATGCTCCTGGACCTCTCCAAGATCTTCCAGGACACCCACAACGAGCTGGTGACCTTCCAGCCGCGCGAGTTCACGGCCCTCACCCAGGAGTCCCTCAAGGACCTCGGGAAGCTGAGCGTCGAGGTCACGGCCAAGGGGACCTACCCCTCGGTCATCCTGCTCTTCGATCAACTCAGCCGCTACGAGCGCGTGCTGACCATCGAGGCGCCCACCCTCACCCCGGGTGAGTCCGACTCGCTCAACAGCAACCTCACCGTGACCTTCACCCTCACGACCTATGCGCTAAGCCAGTAAGAGGACCCCGCCGATGAAGAATCGCCAACGCGTCACTTTCCAGCAGGTGATGATCATCCCGGCGCTCACCACGCTGGGCCTGGGCAGCCTTCTCTACGCCCAGAACCTCTCGCTGACGACGCCGGTCAACGCCGCTCCGCTGGCGGCGATCCCCGGTGCCCTCGCGGCCACCTCGGCGACCACCGGCGAGATCACCGCCTCGGACGGCCCCGTCCAGCTCGCGGCGGCGCCCGCGCGCTCCGCGACGTCGAGCGTCGTCTTCGACGGCAACCCGGAGTTCGGAGCCGGCGCGGCCCTGCCCGGCGAGCGCGACCGGATCAGGGCCACCACCAAGGTGGACCTGGTGCGCATGGCCCGCGAGAACTCGGGCCGAGAGGATCCTTTCGTCGCCCTGATCAACCCGGGCCCGGACGTCATCCAGGCCCTGCCGAGCCTGCCCACCCTGCGCCCGCAGACGGTCCCCATCGGCGCCGCGGAGCCCTCCATCGTGCTCCCCAAGCGCCCGGTCAAGGTCGCGACCCGCATCAACAGCGAGGGCAACCGAGAGATCATCATCGACCCGCCCGAGGCCGGCGACGAGCCCGCGCGCGGCCCGCTGCTCGTGCCCAAGTGGACCCTCTCGGGGGTCCTCAACACCGGGCGCGAGCAGATCGCCCTGCTGGAGAACGAGGGCAACAGTCGCGAGGCGCGCCTCGGCGAGGTCCTGGAGGACGGCTCGCGCGTGGTGCGGCTCGAAAGCAGAAAGGTTGTCCTCATGCTGAACGGGCGGCGATTCCCCAAGACGATCGGAGGCGCGGATGCGGCCAATTAAGCTGAAAACGAGGGCGACGCGCGCCGTGCTCTCGGCGACCCTCGCCCTGGGCGCCCTCGGCGCCGCGCCTGCGCCGAGCCTCGCGCAGCTGATGGATTCCACCGGGGCCAGGCCGCTCTCCGACCAGACGGCGGCCCCCGAGCGGCCCAAGCTGATCACCAACCCGACCCTGCTGACCCTCAACCTCGCCAACGCCGACGTGCGGGCCATCCTGGACATGATGGGCAAGAAGGGCGGCATGAACCTGGTCATCGACGAGTCGGTGTCGGGGACGGTCTCGCTCTCGCTCAAGGCGGTGCCCCTGGACGAGGCCCTCAACCTGGTCCTCAAGATGAAGGCCCTCTCGGCCCGGCGCATCGGCGCGACCCTGCTCATCGCCACGGAGGAGACCTTCCTCAAGAAGGGCTTCTCTGGGAACCAGACGGCGCTCTTGCGCTTCGACAACGCCAAGGTCGAGGACGTCGAGAAGATCATGAAGGACGCCCTGACCGACGGCGCCGGGGGCCAGGGAGGCGGCGACGGCAAGGGGATGGCCGTAAACCCGGTCAACGCCAAGATCATCAAGGACGACCGGACCAACTCGCTGCTCATCACCGCCCCCGAGGAGATCATCGACCGGGCGCGCGCCCTCAAGGCCCTGCTCGACGTCCCGACCCCCCAGGTCGAGATCGACGTCAAGGTGCTCGAGCTCTCGGAGAACGCGAGCCGCCA
Above is a window of Pantanalinema sp. DNA encoding:
- a CDS encoding prepilin peptidase; the encoded protein is MAFVAFAACVFGCLIGSFLNVVIYRLPNEESIVWPGSHCPRCDTSLHWYENIPLLSYAVLGGKCRTCKQPISWRYPLVEATTGLLWLALMLREGPTLRFFAEAVLASVLVAIFWIDVDTMLILDVMTWPGIALGLVYAAWVAQALPLHLGAAVGGYAFFLAIELVSRWVFKVDGMGRGDAKLAAMMGAWLGPSGLAVALMIAFTLGSVIGLALKARAGGESKPFPFGPALVLGTFASLFAGHAIWAWYVGLLMG
- the pilM gene encoding type IV pilus assembly protein PilM, encoding MELTTLIESLKSGFKKKKCIGLDITADTIVAVELKRQRNQISLENIAIASTPLNAVQDGEIVDPGAVAEVIAVLLEENGIEAQQVVCAVAGQSTIIRPVRFPAMPEAELREVISIEAERYIPFAIDDVNVSFQSINEVEEDGAPKQEVVLVAAQKTLVESYQQTVNEAGLELVCMDVASFAVMRSIVNTEQLDDDQSVALVHIQGWTTDINIMVGGVPRFSRSIPIGFSYFLDTIINSLGLDEETARSVLDEIDVDPQGYEAMGAQVEQATEIIRPALMELIGEIGRSLDFYLSQGTEPLTHVVLSGRGGNLRNLDRFLTNRLGMQTILVNPFATIEVDEGAFDPEVLQPQAPTLATAIGLAIRGVQGV
- a CDS encoding PilN domain-containing protein, which translates into the protein MKAININLLGDRPASLLPTNLNIDPELLLRGVVGASLALLLPIIVGFSVDKLLLGPAIAENERLRQSIGTNKNTATVLKKDKEKAEALEKDYESLLRLARQSATWKSVLEEVRDLTPTDAWLTRLSIEGTSRLKIEGKALDYRAIAFFYTNFQNANHFARPVLGSLQSESVGGQAVIRFNLDCDINDQGLGG
- the pilO gene encoding type 4a pilus biogenesis protein PilO; the encoded protein is MESITLFGRTIQLTPELYSRAVVVGCVLLGLFMFSNNALPKIQEYLAMRTTLAESRTELENAQAITQTGPQIKARLQRVEENLAALHGRFPPRNQVLSIMLLDLSKIFQDTHNELVTFQPREFTALTQESLKDLGKLSVEVTAKGTYPSVILLFDQLSRYERVLTIEAPTLTPGESDSLNSNLTVTFTLTTYALSQ